CCTGTGATATGAAATCAATTCCCCATTACAGATCACATGAAATACGCCATACGGTGTCGGAGACAGTTCCATGAGTTGTGAACGATCTCGTATATCAATAATCTCGGGTTGTATCCCCACAGTCTCAGCTGCTTCAATCACATTGTGCGTGGCTATTTCCAGATAAGGGCATTGATGAGTTCGTAAAATGGTTAAGCCTTCACTAAAATGATCCAGACGTTGAACCCAATTATTAGGGAAATAAGGATCTGAATGCTCTTGATTAAACTTATAAACATACAACTGAAAAGAATATGGAGCATCCTCCACATGCCGAAATCCGTTTTTCAGAAAAATTTCGGGACCTGGCGCCCAGGAGGTATCTATATTTGTAACGACTGCCACTCCCTTCTTCCCCAACGTAATAGCATCTTGAATGCAGCGTTGAATAAGCTGTGAGCCTAATCCCAAGCCGGTTACAGCAATCCAGATA
This window of the Paenibacillus polymyxa genome carries:
- a CDS encoding GNAT family N-acetyltransferase, giving the protein MENSTTIEWYENQIREDGCFCMRSMQKAPGYVQKLNWTEKEFTQSLTYIQLRKDNKPAGFIEYASGEQAWRAVHADGYLVIHCIWIAVTGLGLGSQLIQRCIQDAITLGKKGVAVVTNIDTSWAPGPEIFLKNGFRHVEDAPYSFQLYVYKFNQEHSDPYFPNNWVQRLDHFSEGLTILRTHQCPYLEIATHNVIEAAETVGIQPEIIDIRDRSQLMELSPTPYGVFHVICNGELISYHRMTPRSFAKKLTMLYSKS